Below is a window of Brassica napus cultivar Da-Ae chromosome A5, Da-Ae, whole genome shotgun sequence DNA.
cacatgctcaacattcGATCGATCCTTAAAaggatggtcgatctccttggtcAGGTAAGTACAgatttagcaaaaatatcttttattttcaaatattaagtatataactattctttttaatatttttttattgtattttttgattaaattattgtattataatggttatgtaaatattttttgtgatgtttgaatttgtgttgttcgtatacttaacctagatgatattgatgtttaacaatttattgttttctgaaaatagaaaataatgctATATCAAAACGCATcgaatacttgttaaatgatagtataatgtaaattacatccattatttgaaaataaccatttgttgtttttatttttattttaaatcagaaattatttttatttaaaaacattattcatatataatataatagtttaagtttggaagattaatctacatatataaattatgtatatttttcaaaaaattgtttaagatattatatattgagtatctgAATAAAAGctaaatttcttatcttgaaaatcagatatttatatttttgttttcatgttatactcaccaatccatcattgatatttataactcagtatgttttttaaaaaacttagttttaagtaataaacgaatttaataaattaaattcatcacctataatgttctgtaaactatatttgaaaactctctaaaattatattttaagcataatattattattatttaatttaagttattttaaacataatatatgctaaaccaacttaaattatatttacaataggaccatcctaaaccggttagtaaaccaaaaacgatattaaaccaacatgaaccaatacctgattcggcgaggaaggaagtgtttcggaataaacgcttgaatggttattaactgaaatggtttgatcatgaaagagttagtatgaatattaacaataaaattatggattagattaatttaaatttgtaagaatacctttgagtctatgaaaagtaattcaattcccatgaataagtttgacttttggaagttgcgggtttcccaacaatgaatccaccttacaaaaagtttgttgttataaaaaaatatcattcaaggtcattaaaggtttctgggacggcaagagttgttggtgaaaccatttttttgctcgagttttttgaaattttccttaatagtgtgaggttgatgtggatggaataataaattttatagggactttcttgatgtaacactatacatttttttttgtttaatgtggtatttccattttttatataatttactaccattttaagatagaaatacattttaagatagatgcttaaatcttaatatactttttccattttttaaaatgtttatttctatttcttatatttttatttacgtaatatctatattttatattttcaaatagatatttaaatattaatgtacttttttccattttttaaattgtgtatttacttatattatatattttacattttaagatagatgcttaatgcttgatgaactttttccatatttaaaaaaattgtgtatttacttattcttacatatataattcatatattatatatttacattatttacttattatttattttcgtgtatatgtatttccatttattgTACTttcatttacttaatatctctattttacattttaagatagatgtttaaatcttaatgtacgttttccatttttttttaaattgtatatttccatttgttatactttctatttacgtaatatctatattttaaattttaatatatatttttaaatcttaatgtaatttcccattttttaaatttggtatttacttatattatatatttacctattatttatttttctttatattgtgtatttctatttcttatactttctatttactaataattttatattttaagattgatttacattttaagatagatgtttaaatactaatgtactttttcttatactttctatttacttaatatatatattttacattttaagatagatgtttaatatttaatgtactctttccattttttaaaaattgttcatttacttattattgtatatataattcgtatatttatatatttataatatttaattattatttatttttctatatattgagtattttgctttcttatactttatatttagttaatgtctttatttaatattttaagatagatgtttaaatctttacgtatttttccatttttaatgtaaaacggcaatgtttaatagaagaacttggacaaatagtcaaatagttatattatgtcttttttttcttttttttatataaaatggtaatgttacattatgaagataaaccgttttttagtgaacaatggtaatcttacatatgttaaatgtaaattttccatttttttatgttgtatatttacatattatttttatttttaaatgtaaaatggcgtctacatatgtttaatgtagtatttccatttttatgttgtatgttttacatatatatattattttcgaaattatatataatgttttttataaaacggtaatgttacattatggaaataaaccatcttttttttaagtgaaaaatagtaatcttacatatgtttaatgtagtttttccatttttttatgctgtatgtttacatatttttttacaattttcgaaaataagtaatattaaaatgtaaaactatattttatgccacgtgtcatctttcgggagaaattttttccgctgatgtggacgccctatggagccttaaaagctcccttttattagtagagaagTGAATAATTGAGTATGTTAActataattttaatcaatttctctaaatattgttatattagggaattaagaaaagaaaagaggcaAGTTGGCAAAGATTCTCATAAAGCCTCAACCTTTTTGTTCCTCCCTCtacacctctctctctctctctctcttctcttcgagtctttctgtgtagctgagacGCGAACCACTGAAGAACCTTGATGGAAAGGGAACCAACAATGTCTGAGCCCACGAAAACCAAGTACGATCGTCAACTCAGGTAACCCTCCAGCTCTTGACTTCCCCTCCGTTTCCGATCGCTCCAAGTCTAATTCTTGTGATTGTTTCTTAGGATCTGGGGAGAAGTAGGCCAAGCGGCTCTGGAGAACGCGAGCATCTGTTTGCTCAATTGCGGCCCTACTGGCTCCGAGGCCCTCAAGAATCTCGTCCTCGGTGGAATCGGAAGCGTCACCGTCGTCGACGGATCCAAAGTTGAAATTGGAGACCTTGGCAACAACTTCATGGGTATTTACttgactctctctctccttcacaTCGCAATGTGTTGAGAAACTTACTTTGGCGTATTTGATGATTGAAAGTGGATAAGAAGAGTGTTGGTGAGTCAAAAGCCAAGACTGTCTGTGCCTTTCTTCAGGAGCTTAACGACGCTGTGAGGGCTAACTTTGTTCAGGAGAATCCGGATTCTTTGATACTCACAGACCCGTCTTTCTTCTCTCAGTTCACTCTCGTTGTCGCCACTCAGGTAACTAAAGAAAAGATGTGTTCTTGCTCCTCCTTAAGCTTGTTTACTCTTCTCTTACAAgaaagttttagtttttatggTCCTTTGGGGTCTTTCAGCTTGATAGTTTGATAATGGTTTGTATTCTTTCAGCATGTTTGACCTCTCTTACAAGAAAGTGTGTGTACTTTAGACTGcaaagttttagtttttgggaTCTCTCAGCTTGAGAGTTTATATTCTAAATCAGAGACCGCACTGAAGTATACTTTTTGTCTTTGCATTGTCCATCTATGATGAGTCACAGGTCCTATCTTTAGGATTAGTATGCATGGTAGTTTCTACGTCGAGATTTTGTTTTTAGATTGAAACAGCTTTCCTTATTAGTTGGCCGTGTGTTGAGTGTAGCTAGTTGAAGACTCAATGGTGAAACTAGATAGAATCTGCCGAGGAGCAAAAGTCATGCTGGTTTTTGCTCGCTCCTATGGTCTTACTGGTCTTGTTCGTATCAGCGTAAAGGTAAGCTTATGTGTCTGAAAAAAATGTATTGCTCTCTTGTGGTCAAGTGTTGACTGTTGAGCATTTTTCATGGTTAGTCTGCTAAGTCATATCTTTACTCGCTTATCAGGAGCACACCATCATCGATTCGAAGCCTGATCATTTTCTTGATGATCTCCGCTTGAATAATCCCTGGCCTGAACTCAAGAGGTACACTGCTTCAGTGTACTCGgtcattttgttgttttttggcATCCTTTAACCTTGTGAAGTGATTTGTACGTAATATGGAGTTTCGCTTTTACCCAAATTGTGAATTGATGGCGATGATATGGAAACTTAATGATTCAATGACCGGCAGGTTTGTGGAGACCATTGATCTAAAAACACCAGATCCCATCGCTCATAAGCACATTCCTTACGTGGTCATTCTTGTCAAGATGGCTGATGAATGGGCTAAAACTCATAGCAGCAACCTTCCCTCGACCAGGGAAGAGAAAAGGGAGTTTAAGGTATCCGTACTTCCTGTAACTAAGCAAACAGTTAGCAAAGACTTACTTGTCTTGTGAGTCCCTGTCCTAATCTATTCCTTTTTCCCTATTAAATCTTAGGATTTAGTTAAGTCCAAGATGGTATCGATGGATGAAGATAACTACAAAGAAGCTGTTGAAGCCACTTTCAAAGTTTTTGCTCCTCGAGGAATCAGTGAGTGTATACATCTTCCTTGCCATTAAATCTACCGTTTCTATACAATATAtgttggcttttttttttttttttgatcaaagaatatatgttggttaTAAATTATAATGAAACTGGTATGACAACCAAGAAAAACCAAGTGGAAAACTTTCAACTATCTTCATGACCATGATTGATTGCTAATCATTCCATATACCTCTTATAGCATTTAGCATTAGAGTTAATATGTGAAGTCAGTGACTCAGTGTTGTAGTAGTTACCAGAAAAAGGTTTCCGAATCCCTTTTCTATATTTCTCACATCGAACCAACCTTGTTGTTTTTTAATAATCCAGGCAAAGAGATCCAAGATATTATTGATGATCGTTATGCTGAAGTTGGCTCAAACTCCTCAGCTTTTTGGGTAATGGTAGCAGCTCTCAAGGTTAGTAACTGGAAAATAGTTGAGAGCGTGTGTTGGGATTTTAGTTTATTAGATTAATTCTTTGATATATGTTGGTTTCTTTTGCTTCTCATGGATATGAATACTTACGCTATTGATTGTATGGATCACCTGCAGGAGTTCATTTCAAATGAAGGTGATGGTGAGGCACCACTTGAAGGTTCCATGCCCGATATGACATCTTCCACAGAGTTAGTTCTCCTGTTCTTTCGTTTCAGAGGAGGGCTGATAATAATCTCTAGCTGTATTTATCTTTTGCAGGCACTACATCAATTTGCAGAAAATCTACCATACAAAAGCTGAAGATGATTGTCTATCCATGGAGCAAAGAGTGAAAGACATTCTAGCTAAAGTTGGTCGTGATCCAAGTAGTATCTCAAAACAAACTATCAAGAGCTTTTGCAAGAATGCAAGAAAACTGAAGGTGAGAATGCTGGAACTTCTTGTACTGCTGTTGTATGATTAAAACCGATTGGATAGAGTAAAAAACACATTGGGATATGAAACTTTGTAGGTATGCAGATATCGTACGATAGAGGATGAGTTCAGCAACCCTTCTGCAGCAGAACTACAAAAGTGTTTGGCTAGTGAGGATTACAGGTGCGAATGTCTTTGTCGAAATTAATCTTTTCAGTATGTTGTTGTTAGCCCTGAAGGCTCTAACAACTTTTTGTGTTTACTTCTCGCAGTAGCGCAATTGGATTTTATATTCTTCTTAGAGCTGTTGATAGATTTGCTGCGACTTATAAGAACTTTCCTGGACAGTTTGATGGGTAAGAGAACACATTCTggcaaaatttgattttgtatcCTGAGCAAATTTGGCGTTGTGAGACTATTATTAACATATTGATTTTACAGTGGAGATAGAGAAGAGGACGCATCTCGGTTAAGAGCTATTGCCGTGAGTCTTATTAATGAAATGAGTTGTGACGGCTATGAACTTCCGGAAGAACTTTGCAATGAGATGTGCAGATTTGGCGCTGCAGAGCTTCATGTGGTCGCTGCTTTCATCGGAGGAATCGCATCTCAAGAAGTAATCAAGGTTCGGTTTATATCCCTGCCTCGCAAGATGTGTGATTTTGAAGCTAGACGTCTtacctttttatgtttttttttccaaatgttTTGCAGCTCATCACGAAGCAGTTTGTACCAATGTTGGGAACTTTCGTTTTCAACGGCATTGATCACAATTCTCAGTCATTGACATTATAGAAGATTCTTATTAGAGACTACTGGTGGCTACTGACAACTCCAACTTCACTTTTATCCTCAACTCGAGTTGTAAAATGGTACTTTAAAATACAGTTTGGAGTTTTCATTTGTGCCATTGCACCAGACTGATTAGAGCTCTCATTTCTCCATATAACAATTTGGAATTCCTGATGAAATGTATGTTTTGATTCTTGAGCCGCGGTTTCAAAACCGAAGAGCTCGTGTTACATATTAGCCTTACTTCTTACTGATTGGTAACGCTAAATCATATGCTATAGTCTCCAAAGTAAGGTCAAAAGACCAGATTGTTAACGTAAACAAAGTGCAGAGGTTTACAAAAGAATACAACAAGCAACTGACTGGACTTGTCTTGTGGTTGATAACAAAATTGGCAAAAGAACAGAGACGTAACCAAAACAGACAGGTTTTGAGTTACTAGGCTGAGTGTCTCTTTGAGGGATTATAAACGCTGAATTCGCCAAAGTCTCTCCGGCCACTGGCAACTAGAGCTGTCAAATGGTCCGTCCATGGCCCTATTGGGCATGACCATTTGAACCATTTCAATTTTGGGCAGTAATGGGTGGTCCATATTGGACAATGGTCCAACAAATGTCCAAGACCAATAGAGACCATGTCCAAATGGGCATGCCCATGGACAcccaataatatttataatttttttttaattattagtttagattttatttttaaaattttgaaattatgtttactttccaaaattataaaagtaatTTTAATCTTATCAAAACTGTAAAACTATGTTTTCCTCTCAAAATCgaaaaagtttcatttttccgcaaaaaccaAGAAATCgcgtttttctgccaaaaccgatatttttttatttttccgtcaaaaccgagaaattacgtttttctgccaaaatcaaaaaaattacgttttcctgccaaacccgagaaattacatttttccgccaaaaccgagaaattgtgtttttttccgccaaaaccgagaaattgtgttttttcgccaaaaccaagaaattgcgttttcccgccaaaaccgggaaattgcgttttcccgccaaaaccgagaaattgcgttttcctgccaaaaccgagaaattgtgttttcccgccaaaaccgagaaattgtattttcccgccaaaatctgagaaattacatttttccgccaaaaccgaaaaattgtattttcctgtcaaaatccaagaaattgcgttttccgccaaaatcgaaaaattgtgttttctcgCTAAAACTGCAAATTTGcatttttccgctaaaaccgagaaattatgtttttccgccaaaatctgagaaattgcgttttttcgccaaaaccgagaaattgtgtgtgtttccgccaaaaccgaaaaattaaattttcccgccaaatttatgaaatacatttttccgtcaaaactgtGAATTACGTTTTCcgtcaaaatcattaattttttattttaacgataaaactgtttttttggttaaattgtaaagttatgttttcttttattaaactcatgaaattatattttaagaagCCCATGGACACCCATTGTCCATTTGGTCTTCGCCCAATTGGACCGTGTATCAATTGGTCTTTTGTCCAGTTGGACCATTTATTAATTGGGCATGTCCATAGCCCGCCCAAAATGAATTGGACTGGGCTAGCCCATGGTCAGCCCGCCCAGTTGACACTTCTACTGGCAACAAAACAATCAAACCTTTGTAAAGAACCAAGGTCCAAACAATATTTGCTTTTGACACCAAAGTTGTCTGTCTTAAAGTTAACCAGACAACTGTGGGTTAAGTGTTGCTACTTACCTGTGACTAACATTCCAGCCACCAGGCAAATGGCGAGGATGAACAGTATCAACAAACACTTGTCTCCATCTTTGGCAGAAATCCCGAACACCATCCTCTCCATGTTCCCTTAAGAGATACTCCACTACCTGTTTCCCGTGCGGTCCATGTCCCAGCAAGGAGAGTTTCGAATTCTGTTGATGCGATGTATTTCCATCTCCTCcactatcatctgcaactatACTACTTTCTTCATTCATATATTTCTCAGAATCTCCAGGAGCTTCCTCACCATGTTCTCCAACTGACGAAGATACAAAACTGTTTGCATCAGTATCTGTGGGCAATACAACAATAGATCATATGCATTAGCCTTTATCAAACAAAACCATGACAACAATATATATCATATGATTATTACCATTGCTACTGTTTTCTTGTTTGTTCATATGAGCAACCTCTGCAGAATATTTGAGAGGGacacctttctttctttccagTTTTCGTCTCTCGTGAGGGCTCAACCCAATGAGTAAAGCTCTCTCCAAATCTTCCTCAGATATGTCCCGTCCCCCATAATACATCTTTACAGTCTACAAATCAGAATGTTTTGTTTATATCAGTTACCTGCAAGGATAAGATAATGATCCATTTTATTACCTGCAACAACTCCTCACGGCGACTAGATGGCATTCTGTTCCCATGTCGCAACAGCGCCATTGCAGCTGTCCTAAGATGCAAAGGAGAGACACCAACATCCTTAACGTCACCCCTTGATTCATCACACTCCACAGAAGATGCTGCTTCTTTTGAATCCACCACTCTCCGAACAAAAAGAGGGATCCCAAACTCTGAAGCCACTTGTTTCTTGTACCTCTCAGCAGCAGCATGCGCAACTTCATGACAATCCACACAGAGCAGAACTATATCATGAGACCTGTGACTTTTCAAATGCTCCGGAAAATGAACTCTATAGCAAGAAGGTATAATCCTGTAA
It encodes the following:
- the LOC106451315 gene encoding NEDD8-activating enzyme E1 regulatory subunit AXL isoform X2; translated protein: MEREPTMSEPTKTKYDRQLRIWGEVGQAALENASICLLNCGPTGSEALKNLVLGGIGSVTVVDGSKVEIGDLGNNFMVDKKSVGESKAKTVCAFLQELNDAVRANFVQENPDSLILTDPSFFSQFTLVVATQEHTIIDSKPDHFLDDLRLNNPWPELKRFVETIDLKTPDPIAHKHIPYVVILVKMADEWAKTHSSNLPSTREEKREFKDLVKSKMVSMDEDNYKEAVEATFKVFAPRGISKEIQDIIDDRYAEVGSNSSAFWVMVAALKEFISNEGDGEAPLEGSMPDMTSSTEHYINLQKIYHTKAEDDCLSMEQRVKDILAKVGRDPSSISKQTIKSFCKNARKLKVCRYRTIEDEFSNPSAAELQKCLASEDYSSAIGFYILLRAVDRFAATYKNFPGQFDGGDREEDASRLRAIAVSLINEMSCDGYELPEELCNEMCRFGAAELHVVAAFIGGIASQEVIKLITKQFVPMLGTFVFNGIDHNSQSLTL
- the LOC106451315 gene encoding NEDD8-activating enzyme E1 regulatory subunit AXL isoform X1; this translates as MEREPTMSEPTKTKYDRQLRIWGEVGQAALENASICLLNCGPTGSEALKNLVLGGIGSVTVVDGSKVEIGDLGNNFMVDKKSVGESKAKTVCAFLQELNDAVRANFVQENPDSLILTDPSFFSQFTLVVATQLVEDSMVKLDRICRGAKVMLVFARSYGLTGLVRISVKEHTIIDSKPDHFLDDLRLNNPWPELKRFVETIDLKTPDPIAHKHIPYVVILVKMADEWAKTHSSNLPSTREEKREFKDLVKSKMVSMDEDNYKEAVEATFKVFAPRGISKEIQDIIDDRYAEVGSNSSAFWVMVAALKEFISNEGDGEAPLEGSMPDMTSSTEHYINLQKIYHTKAEDDCLSMEQRVKDILAKVGRDPSSISKQTIKSFCKNARKLKVCRYRTIEDEFSNPSAAELQKCLASEDYSSAIGFYILLRAVDRFAATYKNFPGQFDGGDREEDASRLRAIAVSLINEMSCDGYELPEELCNEMCRFGAAELHVVAAFIGGIASQEVIKLITKQFVPMLGTFVFNGIDHNSQSLTL